The following proteins come from a genomic window of Purpureocillium takamizusanense chromosome 13, complete sequence:
- a CDS encoding uncharacterized protein (antiSMASH:Cluster_13.1), which yields MSPGPKERLRGGDVEDEEEDEHRTSIMDQHHHHDPSSSSDFRDPESPTLNEVLRKYKRAACSGKQCPHPANVWFRDARREPERGGQRQGQGQQQHHPHQRRKSNNNTIVLRELITELAPDVPTAWSVVERCDEEGCKDDGDSPKEENEPSSSSSSSPSTFPQFHRLPAELQELIWRAAVPRRWVHYALPSSGGFAPDGGAGMRYPPLPVPQVASVCRAARHVVLGGGANVLFRRDRPAGTPTTEEEEGEGPANNMDNPTITSPSPSPSSSIAGSTATRQYGDVAAGFIHEHDLLYVTQEPQPQPQPQPQQHHHHHHHHHYHHHNPGPGGRGGGNGGSGNSSSNTERQPAAAAAPMMQDGHGGVTTATWTADKALGVIQTAESIAVCWQDPCSLFLGPNSPNDRFGHRQLARWSFLKGCAALRTLFVNFRDQPVTLQVPVRASRHHHHLTTSPPPPASSSPPPSHLIPRDSSTSTSWTDALNLVRLYDDDRLAQLTRLETSPTRTSLPRYHYDAGRRTRRSRDGNGGNGGSGGGGTTTHPGRCLNCERVQWERHHRPAVERFWLQLWADGELGEAEREAAFPSRTTYDASHPWVRDKMERAPEFVPVVAVRIEIQTE from the coding sequence ATGTCGCCTGGGCCCAAGGAGCGTcttcgaggcggcgacgtagaggatgaggaggaggacgagcacCGGACCAGCATCATGgaccagcatcatcatcatgacccctcgtcctcgtccgacTTTCGCGACCCCGAGTCTCCCACATTAAACGAGGTCCTCCGCAAGTACAAGCGAGCTGCCTGTTCGGGCAAGCAATGCCCGCACCCCGCCAACGTGTGGTTCCGCGACGCGCGAAGGGAACCCGAACGCGGGGGACAgcggcaggggcaggggcagcagcagcaccacccacATCAACGACGCAAatccaacaacaacaccataGTCCTCCGCGAGCTGATCACGGAGCTGGCGCCAGACGTGCCCACCGCGTGGTCCGTCGTAGAGAGGTGCGATGAGGAGGGGtgcaaggacgacggcgacagcccCAAAGAGGAAAACgagccatcgtcatcatcatcatcatccccaTCAACATTCCCCCAGTTCCACCGTCtgcccgccgagctgcaggagctcatctggcgcgccgccgtgccccgcCGCTGGGTTCACTACGCGCTGCCCAGCAGCGGGGGGTTCGCcccggacggcggcgcgggcatgcGATATCCGCCGCTCCCTGTGCCGCAGGTCGCATCCGTATGTCGTGCGGCGCGAcatgtcgtcctcggcggggGTGCAAACGTCCTGTTTCGACGAGACAGGCCTGCTGGCACCCCTACTactgaggaggaggagggggaggggccggctAACAACATGGATAACCCCACCatcacgtcgccgtcgccgtcaccatctTCATCTATTGCTGGTAGTACCGCCACGAGACAGTACGGGGACGTGGCAGCGGGCTTTATCCATGAGCATGATCTGCTGTACGTTACGCAagagccgcagccgcagccgcagccgcagccgcagcagcaccaccaccaccaccaccaccaccactaccatcACCATAACCCGGGACCCggtggaagggggggtggcAATGGAGGTAGTGGTAACAGTAGCAGTAATACCGAGCgacagccagcagccgccgccgcgccgatgaTGCAAGACGGTCATGGTGGTGTCACAACAGCGACGTGGACCGCAGAcaaggcgctgggcgtcATCCAAACCGCCGAGTCCATCGCCGTTTGCTGGCAAGACCCATGCTCGCTCTTCCTCGGCCCCAACAGCCCCAACGACCGGTTCGGCCACAGGCAGCTCGCCAGGTGGTCGTTTCTCAAgggctgcgcggcgctgcggacTCTGTTTGTCAACTTTCGCGACCAGCCCGTGACCCTGCAAGTGCCAGTGAGGGCgtcgcgccaccaccaccacttgacgacatcaccaccaccaccagcatcatcatcaccaccaccatcacatCTGATTCCGAGagacagcagcaccagcactAGCTGGACCGACGCCCTCAACCTCGTAAGGCTGTACGACGATGaccgcctcgcgcagctcaCGCGCCTCGAGACGAGCCCAACGCGCACCTCCCTGCCGCGCTACCACTACGACGCCGgcaggaggacgaggaggtcgcgagacggcaacggcggcaacggcggcagcggcggcggcggcaccaccacgcacCCGGGCCGGTGCCTCAACTGCGAGCGCGTGCAGTGGGAGCGCCACCACAGGCCCGCCGTGGAGCGCTTCTGGCTGCAATTGTGGGCGGACggggagctgggcgaggcggagagggaggcggcgttTCCGTCGCGCACCACGTACGACGCCAGTCACCCGTGGGTTCGGGACAAGATGGAGAGGGCGCCAGAGTTTGTGCCTGTCGTGGCGGTCAGGATTGAGATACAGACtgagtag
- a CDS encoding uncharacterized protein (COG:H~EggNog:ENOG503NX40~antiSMASH:Cluster_13.1), giving the protein MTVTGLIKPPPGTTAIPAERLDRRTDEDIAAWLQQRHEVVSEKNVWAFWHAGFATMPAWSRRNIINWVRRLGPDWTVHVLDAVPGSETNVRHHLLLRDDDDDDEDVEEAAAGVVLPRAFREGTMDGPTVGQHQADLVRLPLLYQHGGIWMDVGMILFRHVDDICWDAIMDPASPYEVAGFTMQLRPGVESMMNSFIAARKGKPFIKRWHDIFTAVWGDATNAYAASFHKHPLLRPIPLPKLTAEQLNAPEATVSMEFLADYLTQVLCFERLRRVVEPGGVEGFNGPEYYATHVFLLSSMTEMYYLQGVSSWQGPREFALLSATATATGGGSGGGDNDKDEADEEALRDEARAVVNHLLANTATMKLSHAPPGEVPFLADIWGRPEHRDADIARDSFGAYMRYGSVHFDQDRELKPMKVGVDTQGALRMGLLEAGEEGQGDE; this is encoded by the coding sequence ATGACCGTCACCGGCCTCATCAAGCCGCCTCCGGGCACGACCGCCATCCCCGCCGAGAGGCTGGACCGGCGGACCGACGAGGACATCGCCGCGtggctccagcagcgccacgagGTCGTCTCCGAGAAGAACGTGTGGGCGTTTTGGCACGCCGGCTTCGCCACCATGCCGGCCTGGTCGCGGCGCAACATCATCAACTGggtgcgccgcctcggcccgGACTGGACCGTCcacgtgctcgacgccgtcccgGGCTCGGAGACGAACGTGCGGCACCACTTGCTGCTccgtgatgacgacgacgacgacgaggacgtcgaggaggcggcggcgggcgtcgtgctcCCGCGCGCCTTCCGCGAGGGCACCATGGACGGACCGACCGTGGGGCAGCACCAGGCCGACCTCGTGCGCCTGCCGTTGCTCTAccagcacggcggcatcTGGATGGACGTCGGCATGATACTGTTtcggcacgtcgacgacatctgCTGGGACGCCATCATGgacccggcctcgccctACGAGGTCGCCGGCTTCACGATGCAGCTGCGCCCCGGCGTGGAGAGCATGATGAACAGCTTCATCGCGGCGAGAAAGGGCAAACCGTTCATCAAGCGCTGGCACGACATCTTCACCGCCGTCTGGGGCGACGCGACCAACGCGTACGCCGCCAGCTTCCACAAGCACCCGCTCCTCCGACCGATCCCGCTGCCCAAGCTCACCGCCGAGCAGCTCAACGCCCCCGAAGCCACCGTCAGCATGGAGTTTCTGGCCGACTACCTGACGCAGGTGCTCTGCTTTGAGCGTCTgcgccgggtcgtcgagccggGGGGCGTCGAAGGGTTCAACGGACCCGAGTACTACGCGACGCACGTCTTCCTTTTGTCGTCCATGACGGAGATGTACTACCTGCAGGGGGTGAGCTCGTGGCAGGGGCCGAGGGAGTTTGCGCTgctctcggcgacggcgacggcgacaggtggtggcagcggcggcggcgataaCGACAAAGACGAGGCAGATGAGGAGGcgttgcgcgacgaggcgcgcgccgtcgtcaaccacTTGCTCGCCAACACGGCCACCATGAAGCTCTCGCACGCCCCGCCAGGCGAGGTGCCGTTCCTCGCTGACATTTGGGGCCGGCCCGAGCATCGCGACGCGGATATCGCGAGGGACTCGTTTGGCGCCTACATGCGGTACGGCAGCGTGCACTTTGATCAGGATCGGGAGTTGAAGCCCATGaaggtcggcgtcgacacACAGGGGGCGCTGCGGATGGGGTTGCTGGAGgcaggagaggaggggcagggcgacgagtGA